GTAGGGACTCCTCAAGGAGAAAGTGGCCAGGCTGATCTTTCTGGGATAATAGCTGTAGCTACAAGTATTGGTCAATATATCAATAACTATAAGGTCATTGTGAATAAAAGCACAGTTCCAGTGGGCTCGGGAGATTTGGTAGGTAATATTATTTCTACTTACCAAAAAGATAAAAAAATAGAGTTTGATGTCATCTCTAATCCCGAGTTTCTTAGAGAAGGATGTGCTATTCAAGATTTTATGCACCCTGATCGGATTATTGTTGGCTCTTCTAATAATAAAGCTGTCCAATTTATTATAGATCTATATAAGCCTTTGGAAACTACGATCTTAGTGATGGATGTAAGAAGTGCCGAGATGGTCAAATATGCTTCTAATTCCTTCTTAGCTACCAAGATCTCTTTTATTAATGAAGTTGCTAATCTATGTGAATTAGTGGGAGCAGACGCCGGTTTAGTAGCCGGAGGAATGGGTTTAGATAAGAGAATTGCTCATGGATTCTTGCATGCCGGGATTGGATTTGGAGGTTCTTGTTTTCCTAAAGACTGCCGTGCTTTAATAGAAACAGCTAATGAAGTTAGTTATGATTTTAAAATTTTAAAATCTACTCTGAAAGTAAATCAACTACAACGACATAGATTTGTCCAAAAGATCAAGGATATTTTAGGTAATTTAAGAGGAAAGAGATTGGGTGTTTTAGGCTTATCTTTTAAACCAAATACTGATGATATGAGGGACGCCCCTTCTATGGATATTATCAACGAATTAGTAAACCAAGGAGCCCAGGTAGTTGCTTTTGATCCTGTAGCTATAAATGAAGCTAAAAAATATATCTCTGGAATAACTTATACTACTTCTTCATACCAAGCAGCCGAAGATAGCGATGCTTTAGTTATTTTAACCGACTGGAATGAATTTAAACAATTAGACTTACTGAAGATTAAAGAATTACTAAAATCCCCTATCATTATCGATGG
Above is a window of bacterium DNA encoding:
- a CDS encoding UDP-glucose/GDP-mannose dehydrogenase family protein; its protein translation is MKISVFGAGYVGLVTGTCLSDLGNEVILVDINEERINNLTKGILPIYEPGLEEIVKRNYEKNRLSFTTDSVYAIQNAEIIFIAVGTPQGESGQADLSGIIAVATSIGQYINNYKVIVNKSTVPVGSGDLVGNIISTYQKDKKIEFDVISNPEFLREGCAIQDFMHPDRIIVGSSNNKAVQFIIDLYKPLETTILVMDVRSAEMVKYASNSFLATKISFINEVANLCELVGADAGLVAGGMGLDKRIAHGFLHAGIGFGGSCFPKDCRALIETANEVSYDFKILKSTLKVNQLQRHRFVQKIKDILGNLRGKRLGVLGLSFKPNTDDMRDAPSMDIINELVNQGAQVVAFDPVAINEAKKYISGITYTTSSYQAAEDSDALVILTDWNEFKQLDLLKIKELLKSPIIIDGRNIYPPNKMKDLGFNYYGLGRGKI